A stretch of DNA from Ctenopharyngodon idella isolate HZGC_01 chromosome 6, HZGC01, whole genome shotgun sequence:
CACACACTGAAAATCCAGTTTCATCACACCTGCTGAAAACACACGGTTCATTAGTTCACTCAACTCGTTTGGTGAGTTCATATCAGAGCGCTGTCTCAGCACGAGCTGATAAATGACATATTTCATCAAAACCGGAGGTCGGGTGTGGTCCTTTCTGATGAATGAAGTCTGATAAGATCTCAGAAATATGTACTGCTAACAATTTATTtaacagtgtccttgttacatgttacaaaacagtaaattatgcataattacaagccaAACCCaacaaattcagaattgtgagatataaacttggaattacTAAACATAAACTAGGAATTGCTAGACATAAACTCAGAATTACTagaaataaactcagaattgtgagaaactcagaattgctagaaataaactcggaattactagaaataaactcagaattgcgagaaactcAGAATTACTagaaataaactcagaattacTAGAATGAAGTCGGAATTACTagaaataaactcagaattgtgagaaactcGGAATTACTagaaataaactcagaattgtgagaaactcGGAATTACTagaaataaactcagaattgcgagaaactcAGAATTACTAGAAATAAACTCGGAATTACTAGAaacaaactcagaattgtgaaaaacTCAGAATTGCTAGAAATAAACTCGGAATTACTAGAAATAAACACGGAACTGCTAGATATCAATTCAAAACAACCTTTTTAACctgttttattccgtggcagaaatGATCTTCTGTAACtcacagtgtaacaaagacaccttaaaataaagtgtaacccttttACTTTATGAAGTTTATGTTTAGTTCAGAAGTTTCCACTAAGAAGAAGCTGCTGCTTTTATAAAGACGAGGACAAACGAACCCTGAACACGTTCATGATGTTTTTAACCACAGGTACTAATAAACCAGTGAACACTTGATACCTCACATCACGTCTAACAGTGAAACACTCAAACTGCACAGATAAAACTACAGAGGACTGAAAAGACCCTTCTGAAGGTGTAGTTTAACTCGTCCCATCACTTACTGAACACTgaaatcataaatgtttaatagtAGATATTCACAGAAATCTGAAAATGAACACGTTGAATTTTAAAGCCATTTATAACTAAAATCAGTTCGACTCACCCTGATCTCGGCTGACGGTGCTCAGATTCTCACTCATGTtgaagaatgtgtgtgtgtgtgtgtgtttgtgttgtgctttatattgtgatgtgtgtgtgtcacagtaTAAAGAGCCCTTAAATTATAAGAGCCCTTCCCTGTCACTCCCACGAGCGCTGGCTCCTCCCGTCACATTCATGAGTGTGATTGATTACCAAATCCAGTGATGATGAAACACCGTCTGATGCAGTAATCTCAGTTATGATGGAATTACATCAATGTTGTTCCCATAATCTCCCattagttaacgttagttagtgcagtaactaacaatgagcaagaCATTTATCACAGTAGTTATTAATCTTTAACGTTTGTTAATAAAAAcgcaactgttcattgttagatCATGTCAGCTCAGACCCATCaactttttgaacatttaaatttaagtcACATCACACACAGTTTAGTTTCTgcgcaaaaatgtgtttttgtattcatCTGTGAATTTCTCTGATAGTTTAAAGTCACGATGAAATCAacattgacaattcttattttaatggaatatttcagtgtttattctaaatgatttatcggtTCACATCAtcattgtgttaaattcatgttcctcgtaatcttgaatcagaataacagAATAattctgatgatgagggcggggccacctgtcactcacatgagatccaccaatagcaaaccacaaccatccaatcaattccccacagacaaaatcaagccccgccctacatttgttcttgtttgagaagcgtttcactcgaTATACAGCACAATAAAGAAGAAAAGAGGAGCGCAACTTCAGTTTCACACTGACTTTAACACTAAGACTCAAAGAAACAAATGACTATAGTGTTTTtctccatcatcatcatgtcaTGATCCTGATATAATCTCTTCATTAGCCATATCCATTACTGTAATTATGACACTGACACATACAGACTGTGTGCATGATGTTTATTAACACAATATTTGATACAGTCCTTCACTTAACAACACATGCTCTAGATAACAGgatttattttcacatcttTCTCCTCTGACACTGAAATGTGCAGGATCCAGTAAAAAGGATCAATAAATATCCATAGATTTAATATTCAGTCGACACACAAACACTGCGAAACATGTCactcttcctcagtgtttttgtatgtacaaaaataatcttgatttccctttgagttaatttgaattttctgactccattgggggatatttgttctatttttaaacataaacctttaataaataagacttttttgcttctccagtaaatgttgATTTAAGAATATTTGTGCAGAAACACTGAGGAGGAGCGTGATGTTTTGCACACGTCCCGCTTCAGATGATTGTCATTTTAGGCACTTATTGGGAATGACAGAAATGAAATCATGTGTGACCACAAATAAAACACACGATGCAGTGGCGTCCCGTCTGTGTGCGCTGAGAAATTAGAGACGTTTCATTTTCTTATTGCTGAACAGAGACGAACACTGAGCTTTAACTTTCCTTCGTTTGCAGCGTCACAGTTGAACGAGGCTCATTCATCAGGTGTGTcagacacactgaacacattAACTATGATGAATGAGCCCTGGATGATGTAAACCGCGAGTTTCACTCTGTGTCTCGTCGTCACGTGACTCTCCCGCACGCGACGCCGGACCCGTGATGAGCCGCTCCGGCGTGAAGCTTCCCGTCTGACGGCTCAGTATCGGCCGCGGCGGCTCATGGTGAGCGGGAGCGTGACCGACGACAGCGACGACACCTCCCAGTACAGACTGCGCGACAGGAAGAGCCGGTACAGAACCACCACTGAGATGGACTGGCACAGGATCACGCCGATCGTAACGACCTGCAGACACGAGACAGAGACGAGACGTCCGTGAGAGCGCTCCGCTGCTGCGCCGGAGGTGCGTTTCCTCTTACCTTTTCTTTCTGATGTTCATTGAGCATCACAGAGAACAGGACCAGCACTGGATGACACAGGAACCACAGGAAACAGCCCTGGAACACAGAACAGTGTCAGTGGAGGACCTCAGATTTACTGATtcagtctcttctgctcaccaaggctgcatttatttgatcaaaaatacagtaaaaattgtgaaatattattccaatgtaaatcagctgttttctatgtgaataaatagtaaagtgtaatttattcctgtgatcaaagctgaattttcagcatcattactgcagtcttcagtgtcacatgatcctacagaaatcaGTGTTTACCTTGCCGAAGCTGAGGTAGAAGTCTCGCTTGAGCGCGCTCCGCTCCGCTGAGATGATCTGATACAGAACTGATGCCAGAAACAGAGCGAGCGCCACACGCAGCGCCATCAGCAGCCACCCGGACACACTGCTGGAGGAGTGGAAACTGTGGTGCTCTGCCTCCTCAAACTGCTCCCAGATCAGCAGCGCCccctgcagacacacacacatccacgcAGTTATTAGTGAATGAATCCCAATGTTTCATCACAGGATAGATGCACTTAATTAGCTAGTATGtgtacatttactcatttagcagacgcttttatcctaATGAATGCGTCAGAGTTTGTCAGTTTTGTCGTTTCttcttatattattatatttcatgtttgtttttgtgctacATTAGCTTTATTTCCTATAGTTACTAAGCGTGGCTGACCTGAGCGATGACGACGGCCAGCGCGAGCGCAGTGGAGGCCGGAGACGAGTCCCACTGCAGCGGTTTACTCTGAGACTTCCTGCTGCGGCTCAGAGACCAGCCCACACACAGACTCAACAACATGTAGAGCATCTGCACCTGTGCGATCATgtcacacactaacacacacacacacacacatttacattcaAGTGCAGACAGTGGTCAGTGAGAACCGAGTGCAGTCCAGACTCACGTTCAGCGAGGCTCCCCGTCAGCGGCGTCCCCACCCCGTCCCGAGCGTACCTGAGGGGTCAGATCACACACACCATCAGCATATAACCTCCTCCTCGTGATGATAAAGTGCTGTAGGACGCGGGTCTGACCGGGCCATGTGGATGTAGTTGAGCAGCACTGAAGTTCCCTGCAGCAGCAGCGCGGAGGTTAGAACCTTCAGCACCGTGTGCATCGGGCCGCCTTTACTCAGCGCCTGCCAAAGCGGCTGCACATAGATACACGACGCCACGAAATACGCCACGATCAGCAGGAAGTAGAAACTGTGAAGCCCTGCAATGAGACTTTTGCTGCATTAGAGCAAACTGAGCATCTTTGAAAAACACACATGGAATCGTTCCAGCAGAGACTCTCACCGGCCTCCTCGGCGCTGAAGTGATCCAGTGGGTTTCCTGCGGCGTCGGGGTTCAGCAGGGTGATCTGGAAGCGGACGTCCTGTAGCTCACCATCGATCTGCCCTTCCTGACAGGTGTAGCGGTCCGCGTACATCACGTGCCACGTCTGAGGCATGGACTGATGCGGGATAGTCTGGTTCTGCTCCACTTTGCTCAGAGTAACTGAGAATGTCAAACATTATATGATAAAAATCAACATGCTGTTTGTTCAGTTGCTTCATAAACAATTATAAACTTTGATTTTTCCTTTAAGGCGAGACACTGCAGGATTTTGAGCtctattttacatttactagtggaaagaaaacatccagaatagacatttaagtgtttatttaagtgcactttatttatttgcatctgtagatCTCAATCCATatctttaaccctctggtgctgttcTCGCGTCGGTCAAAACGCGCATCAGgttttttttcaatgaaatgattgtactatattttagtttagttataataatcttttttatttaatattttgtatttttagaggattttatggtactaaattatatttatgcagtagttataatccatttattcactgaaaatgaaatttccagcttaaactgtcataaatc
This window harbors:
- the gpr180 gene encoding integral membrane protein GPR180, with the translated sequence MFVYFIILIVLLFSSCPAAGKTISGVFRSDAARENNGQYITRFLYHGENGLMAYRVDDVQMAVQKEARLLLFQGSEGFDNLSCLERVTSAQISITLSKVEQNQTIPHQSMPQTWHVMYADRYTCQEGQIDGELQDVRFQITLLNPDAAGNPLDHFSAEEAGLHSFYFLLIVAYFVASCIYVQPLWQALSKGGPMHTVLKVLTSALLLQGTSVLLNYIHMARYARDGVGTPLTGSLAELCDMIAQVQMLYMLLSLCVGWSLSRSRKSQSKPLQWDSSPASTALALAVVIAQGALLIWEQFEEAEHHSFHSSSSVSGWLLMALRVALALFLASVLYQIISAERSALKRDFYLSFGKGCFLWFLCHPVLVLFSVMLNEHQKEKVVTIGVILCQSISVVVLYRLFLSRSLYWEVSSLSSVTLPLTMSRRGRY